The following are from one region of the Hyla sarda isolate aHylSar1 chromosome 6, aHylSar1.hap1, whole genome shotgun sequence genome:
- the FTH1 gene encoding ferritin heavy chain: protein MSSQVRQNYHQDCEAAINRQVNLELYASYVYLSMSYYFDRDDVALRNFAKYFLHQSHEEREHAEKLMTLQNQRGGRIFLQDVRKPDRDEWGNGLEALECALQLEKNVNQSLLDLHKLATDRNDPHLCDFLETHYLDEQVKSMKELGDHVTNLRRMGAPQNGMAEYLFDKHTLGESHE from the exons ATGAGTTCTCAGGTCCGTCAGAACTACCACCAAGACTGCGAGGCCGCCATCAACCGCCAGGTCAACCTGGAGCTGTACGCCTCCTATGTCTACCTATCCATG TCCTATTACTTTGATCGTGATGACGTGGCATTAAGGAACTTCGCCAAATACTTTCTGCACCAATCCCATGAAGAGCGCGAGCATGCCGAGAAACTGATGACTCTGCAGAATCAGCGAGGAGGGAGGATCTTCCTGCAGGACGTGAGG AAACCAGATCGGGATGAGTGGGGCAATGGGCTGGAAGCCCTAGAATGTGCCTTGCAGCTGGAGAAGAATGTGAACCAGTCCCTCTTGGATCTGCACAAACTAGCCACAGACCGGAATGATCCTCAT CTCTGTGACTTCTTGGAAACACACTACCTGGATGAGCAGGTGAAATCCATGAAGGAACTGGGTGACCATGTAACCAACCTTCGGCGAATGGGAGCCCCACAGAATGGCATGGCGGAATACCTCTTTGACAAACACACACTAGGGGAATCCCATGAATAA